The sequence CTGACAAGTGAAAATACAACCAATGCATATGATGACGGAGTTATTGGCGATAGCTACATAGGTTTGATTGAAAATGTAAGTGAACAGCTAAAAGATACTACACTAACAATCAATCGGATGGTTAACCTTTCACAAATAGATTCACGTTTTAAAAATGAGAAAATAGAAGGCATCTGTGTCGAATTTATTTCGTCATCAGATATCCTGATTCATTTGATTACTGATAATGATACTGGAGAGAGCCGATTGTTTACTCTGAAGTGTTTGTCTTAAAGACTATTTTCAATATTGAAATACATAGAAAGAGGGGTCTTTTCTCAAAGACCCCTCTTTCTATGTAATAACCTCATAAATGAAACGCTTATTCTTCTATTGGTAACAATAGAGAGATTATCTACTGGTCAACGTGTTATTTTCCAGTAAGGATTGGAATTGATTCACCTCATCCTGAAATGCTTCAACGGTATTTTTCGCTATTTGCTTTGTGGCCATATCCCTACCATGCTCAACTTCTGCCTGTGCTATATCAATAACTCCCTGATAAAGAGTCTTCATCAAAACTACAAATTCCTGATCTACCTCACCTGTCAACTCATCTTCGCTTATCTGCTGATCCATTTTTGTAAGAGTTTTGGAAACCATCTGAGAAAATTTATTGGTAGTGAATTGTTTGTTATCCTGTTTTTTGGATTGTTTTTCTATTTTTTGTGTATGTGCTGTTAGCCTGGACATCTGTTCTTCCATAGTCGCAACAATTTGTCTGGCTTTCGCTTTCAATACATTGTTTTTGCCTAGTTCTATTTCTATCTGTGCCATGTCGATGGCTCCTTGGTGAAGTTCCTTCATCAGTCCTGCAAAATCTTTGTCCGCATGGTTGTTTAATGTGATCTGCTGCATATTTTCCCTCATTTCCACTATAGCATCCGCTACCATTATCTCATCCTTGGACTGTGCTTGAGGCTGAGGTGTGGTGAGGTTTTCACGAGTATCTATTTTATGTGTTTCCACTGGAGTATTTTCCACATTTGTAGCTTCTCCATTGTTGGAATGAATGGATACAGCAAATATATAGAAGGAGGCAATAGAAAGTAGAGGGACACTCAGAGCCATTCGTAGAGTTTTCATATTCTTATAACATATTATTTAGGTTGTAACATAGGTAAACTGATACACAAGCTGTGATATAAGCTTTCCGGATGGACATTTGTAATATGACATAGCTTGTTCCATAGTTCGACGGAATGAAATTGTGTTCCGTTTCTTCTATAATGCTAAATAACTATGCCATAGAGAGAGCTGCTCTACTATTTCTGGAGACTTTTTGATAAACGGTTAGTTTTAGAAGGATTTTGGTTAGAGAAGAGTTATTTACCTTCTATATTTCTTGTGCATTAATATCTATGTTCTATTACTAGCTATGTTTTTTAGTCATATATCCTCTTGCTGTAACTCTTATTATATGAGTGAAAGTTATACCTGCTACTTCATTTAACGCTTTTAACTTTTAAATCTGAAAAACGGGTACTATCTGAAGATTAGAAAGATGACTGGAAAATAACTATCGGATAAGATGTAAATAAATATAGAAACTTTCAAATTCTCATTTAGGCTTAACAGTAAACTCTATTTTTATGCACAATACATACACCATTTACTTTAGAGGAATGATTCTACTAACTTTCTTTGTAATAGTTTGCTGCAAAAAAGGTGATGAACCCTCTATTTCTAATCCAGGTTCAGGGAGTGATTCTGTTATCATACAACCAACTGGCGTTTATGTGAGTGGCTATGAAGATAAAGGTTCTACTGCGGTTGTTAGCTATTGGAAGAATGGATCAATTACTAAACTGACAGATGGTTCCAAATATGGTTATGCGAGTGATATATATGTCTTAGGTAGTGATGTTTATGTTGCAGGTGTAGAATCCAATGGTAGCAAGAATGTAGGGAAATACTGGAAAAATGGAAAATCTGTAATCCTTACAGATGGCAAGTATACTGCTACTGTTAATTCTTTACTTGTATCAGGTAATGATGTGTATGTAGCAGGCGCAGAAAGCAACGGAACATTTGCTGTGGCTAAATACTGGAAGAATGGAAGATCCATTAATCTGAGTAATGGAATAACCAATGTTTATGCCCGTGATATTTTTGTATCAAATAAAGATGTATTTATAGTCGGTGACGAATATATCGGGAAGAAGTATGTTGCAAAGTATTGGAAGAATGAAATGGAGATAAATCTTACGGATGGAAAAAATAATGCCTTTGCAGAGGCTGTTTATGTAAAACAAAACGATGTGTATATAGCAGGTTATGAATCCAACGGATATTTTACTGTCGGTTCCTACTGGAAAAATGGTATTAAGGAAGAGTTAACAGATGGTACAAGAGATGCTTTTGCCACTGATATTTATGTTTCTGGAAATGATGTATATGTAACTGGCTATGAGTATTATGGAGATAAATCTGTTGCCAAATACTGGAAAAATGGTGTGGAAGTGCAGCTTTCAGAGAAAACTGGAAATGCATTTGCTACTGGGCTATTTATATCTGGTAATGACGTATATATTACA is a genomic window of Xanthocytophaga agilis containing:
- a CDS encoding DUF305 domain-containing protein; protein product: MKTLRMALSVPLLSIASFYIFAVSIHSNNGEATNVENTPVETHKIDTRENLTTPQPQAQSKDEIMVADAIVEMRENMQQITLNNHADKDFAGLMKELHQGAIDMAQIEIELGKNNVLKAKARQIVATMEEQMSRLTAHTQKIEKQSKKQDNKQFTTNKFSQMVSKTLTKMDQQISEDELTGEVDQEFVVLMKTLYQGVIDIAQAEVEHGRDMATKQIAKNTVEAFQDEVNQFQSLLENNTLTSR